A region of Paractinoplanes abujensis DNA encodes the following proteins:
- a CDS encoding NAD-dependent epimerase/dehydratase family protein, with product MRILLLGSSGFIGRHVRHALADAGDLICPGRDRYDLINGELDDLRALVRVERPDAVVCCVGALTGTPGELMRANAMVAAKLLESAPDARLVRLGSAGEYGAVPEGHAVAEDDRLEPVGAYGVSHAAGTRLFALASNTVSLRVFNPIGAGQPAENVLGRVAAQLRAGHTELSLGPLGAYRDFVDVRDVASLIRAVVVADDVPHPVYNAGSGRAVTVREAVEMLAREAGFTGEIKEQGAGPQRSAAVTWIQADITRAAKDLGWAPAHNLSASIKSIWEDA from the coding sequence ATGAGGATCCTGCTCCTCGGCTCGTCCGGGTTCATCGGCCGGCACGTCCGCCACGCTCTGGCGGACGCGGGCGACCTGATCTGCCCCGGCCGCGACCGGTACGACCTGATCAACGGCGAGCTCGACGACCTCCGGGCGCTGGTCCGGGTCGAACGGCCGGACGCGGTGGTCTGCTGCGTCGGCGCGCTCACCGGCACGCCGGGCGAGCTGATGCGGGCCAACGCGATGGTGGCGGCCAAGCTGCTGGAGTCGGCCCCGGACGCGCGGCTCGTGCGGCTGGGCTCGGCGGGGGAGTACGGCGCCGTTCCCGAGGGGCACGCCGTGGCCGAGGACGACCGGCTCGAACCGGTCGGCGCGTACGGGGTCAGCCACGCCGCCGGGACCAGGCTGTTCGCGCTGGCGAGCAACACCGTGTCGTTGCGCGTGTTCAACCCGATCGGCGCGGGCCAGCCTGCCGAGAACGTGCTGGGCCGGGTGGCCGCGCAGCTGCGGGCCGGGCACACCGAGCTGTCGCTGGGGCCGCTCGGCGCGTACCGGGACTTCGTGGACGTGCGCGACGTGGCCTCGCTGATCCGGGCCGTCGTGGTCGCCGACGACGTGCCGCACCCGGTCTACAACGCGGGCAGCGGGCGGGCGGTGACCGTACGGGAGGCCGTTGAGATGCTGGCCCGCGAGGCCGGGTTCACCGGCGAGATCAAGGAGCAGGGGGCCGGGCCGCAACGCTCGGCCGCCGTGACCTGGATTCAAGCCGACATCACCCGGGCCGCCAAGGACCTCGGCTGGGCGCCCGCTCACAACCTGAGCGCCTCGATCAAGAGCATCTGGGAAGACGCGTGA
- a CDS encoding endo alpha-1,4 polygalactosaminidase: protein MAVLLAALTVAACTSPPTPATSDSWAYQLQNYRDDRLDELAAGPYRTVVVDLARDAHSDFFTADEIDAVRATGKRVLAYFEIGSIEDFRPEYKTLPKDLIGNEWADWPGEFFVRYYDDRWWELVVKPRVDQAVRAGFDGVYLDTPLAYEEIALDAVPGRDRDRLAADMARLVARISAYGKGRVPGFLIVPQNSPELRHQPGYTAAIDGIGMEELFFKATDERCTEDWCAENLADTRALRDAGKFVLSVDYATKADDVRAACEYYAAERFTGTVTVLELDRPAQPCP from the coding sequence GTGGCGGTTCTGCTGGCGGCGCTGACCGTCGCCGCCTGCACCTCCCCGCCCACGCCTGCGACCAGCGACTCCTGGGCCTATCAGCTGCAGAACTACCGGGACGACCGCCTCGACGAGCTCGCCGCCGGGCCGTATCGGACCGTGGTCGTCGACCTCGCCCGCGACGCGCACAGCGACTTCTTCACGGCGGACGAGATCGACGCCGTCCGCGCGACCGGCAAACGCGTGCTGGCCTACTTCGAGATCGGGAGCATCGAGGACTTCCGGCCGGAGTACAAGACCCTGCCCAAGGATCTGATCGGCAACGAGTGGGCGGACTGGCCGGGCGAGTTCTTCGTGCGCTACTACGACGACCGCTGGTGGGAGCTGGTCGTCAAACCCCGCGTCGACCAGGCGGTGCGGGCCGGGTTCGACGGTGTCTACCTCGACACCCCCTTGGCGTACGAGGAGATCGCGCTCGACGCCGTGCCCGGGCGTGACCGCGACCGGCTGGCCGCCGACATGGCCCGGCTCGTCGCGCGGATCAGCGCGTACGGGAAGGGCAGGGTCCCCGGTTTCCTGATCGTGCCGCAGAACTCGCCGGAACTGCGGCACCAGCCCGGGTACACCGCGGCGATCGACGGCATCGGCATGGAGGAGCTGTTCTTCAAAGCCACCGACGAGCGCTGCACCGAGGACTGGTGCGCCGAGAACCTGGCCGACACCCGGGCCCTGCGCGACGCGGGCAAGTTCGTGCTCAGCGTCGACTACGCCACGAAGGCGGACGACGTGCGCGCGGCCTGCGAGTACTACGCCGCCGAACGCTTCACCGGCACCGTCACGGTGCTGGAGCTGGACCGACCCGCACAACCCTGCCCGTAA
- a CDS encoding nucleotide sugar dehydrogenase, with product MPQTIGVVGLGYVGLTLTAALADKGYTVHGADVSHHVLDTLSQGRSHIFEPGVEDIFASRINSGIHVGESLPNNTVDVAVISVSTPVDEQTRRPNLANLAAAARSVAATCAPGTLVVVRSTVPVGTSRKVVLPELRAAWGDDVKLVMAPERTIQGQALRELVELPQVVGGLDDASLQAGLEFFGGLANTVVPVSDLETAELVKLSNNCHTDLIYSFGNEIALIAEQHGLDPLEVIKAANVDYPRPDLSKPGYVGGGCLSKDPYIMLDSAGDYTPFLVGQARALNEYLPKHVAEIVVRLLREIRGETRGLRLAVLGWAYKGWPPTDDMRGTPIATMMPIFSAAGITVTGHDPMVTAEVVRQYGGDPVSLDKAFTDSDAVLVINDHPDYRAVDVNAMLGDARPALIFDSWRILDADAVRAAGIRYAGLGLVAA from the coding sequence ATGCCCCAGACGATCGGAGTCGTCGGCCTCGGCTACGTCGGTCTGACACTGACCGCCGCGCTGGCCGACAAGGGCTACACCGTGCACGGCGCCGACGTGTCGCATCACGTGCTCGACACCCTCTCGCAGGGGCGCTCGCACATCTTCGAGCCCGGTGTCGAGGACATCTTCGCCTCTCGGATCAATTCGGGCATTCACGTGGGTGAATCGTTGCCGAACAACACCGTCGACGTGGCCGTGATCAGCGTGTCGACGCCGGTGGACGAGCAGACCCGCCGGCCCAACCTGGCCAACCTGGCCGCCGCCGCCCGCAGCGTGGCCGCCACCTGCGCACCGGGCACGCTGGTGGTCGTGCGCAGCACCGTGCCGGTGGGCACCAGCCGCAAGGTGGTGCTGCCCGAGCTGCGGGCCGCGTGGGGAGACGACGTCAAGCTGGTGATGGCGCCCGAGCGCACGATCCAGGGTCAGGCGCTGCGCGAGCTGGTCGAGCTGCCGCAGGTCGTCGGCGGCCTGGACGACGCTTCATTGCAGGCCGGTCTGGAGTTCTTCGGCGGCCTGGCCAACACCGTCGTGCCGGTGTCCGACCTGGAGACCGCCGAGCTGGTCAAGCTGTCGAACAACTGCCACACCGACCTGATCTACTCGTTCGGCAACGAGATCGCGCTGATCGCCGAGCAGCACGGCCTCGACCCGCTCGAGGTGATCAAGGCGGCCAACGTCGACTACCCGCGGCCCGACCTGTCCAAGCCGGGTTACGTCGGCGGCGGCTGCCTCTCCAAGGACCCGTACATCATGCTGGACAGCGCCGGCGACTACACGCCGTTCCTGGTCGGGCAGGCCCGCGCGCTCAACGAATATCTGCCCAAGCACGTGGCGGAGATCGTGGTGCGGCTGCTGCGCGAGATCCGCGGCGAGACGCGGGGGCTGCGGCTGGCCGTGCTGGGCTGGGCCTACAAGGGCTGGCCGCCCACCGACGACATGCGCGGCACCCCGATCGCCACCATGATGCCGATCTTCTCGGCGGCCGGCATCACCGTCACCGGGCACGACCCGATGGTCACGGCCGAGGTGGTGCGGCAGTACGGCGGCGACCCGGTCAGCCTGGACAAGGCGTTCACCGACAGCGACGCCGTGCTGGTCATCAACGACCACCCCGACTACCGGGCGGTCGACGTGAACGCCATGCTGGGCGACGCGCGGCCGGCCCTCATCTTCGACTCGTGGCGCATCCTCGACGCGGACGCCGTCCGTGCGGCGGGCATCCGTTACGCCGGCCTGGGACTGGTGGCGGCATGA
- a CDS encoding NAD-dependent epimerase/dehydratase family protein produces the protein MRALLLGGAGFIGAHLARRLVADGHDVTIVDDFSRGRSDSDLQELGATIVSGDLTDPAFYAGLEHDWDQIYLLAAVVGVRNVEKDPARVVRVNTLVAMHLLDWLQPGERVFFASTSEVYAGGVDAGIVPVPTPEAIPTMISDITAPRFAYAVSKLLGEAAFLHTARARGFDAVVGRFHNVYGPRMGADHVIPEMSLRARGGEDPFRVPGADQFRAFCHVDDAVEAMVRLMATPAAAGQIVHIGNDREETNIGDLAKLVLRVAGVSPAIETAGAPPGSVRRRCPDLSKLRELTAFEPTVTLEEGVRTTFAWYAEHGRPS, from the coding sequence ATGAGGGCCCTGCTGCTCGGCGGCGCCGGCTTCATCGGCGCCCACCTGGCCCGGCGTCTGGTCGCCGACGGCCACGACGTGACGATCGTCGACGACTTCTCCCGCGGCCGCTCCGACAGCGACTTGCAGGAGCTGGGGGCGACGATCGTCTCGGGCGACCTGACCGACCCGGCCTTCTACGCGGGGCTGGAGCACGACTGGGACCAGATCTACCTGCTCGCTGCCGTCGTGGGTGTGCGCAACGTGGAGAAGGACCCGGCCCGCGTCGTCCGCGTCAACACGCTCGTGGCCATGCACCTGCTCGACTGGCTGCAGCCGGGGGAGCGGGTGTTCTTCGCCTCGACCAGCGAGGTCTACGCGGGCGGGGTGGACGCCGGCATCGTGCCGGTGCCCACGCCCGAGGCGATCCCGACGATGATCTCGGACATCACCGCGCCCCGGTTCGCGTACGCGGTCAGCAAACTGCTCGGTGAGGCCGCGTTCCTGCACACCGCCCGCGCCCGCGGTTTCGACGCCGTCGTCGGGCGGTTCCACAACGTGTACGGGCCGCGGATGGGCGCCGACCACGTCATCCCGGAGATGTCGCTGCGGGCGCGTGGCGGCGAGGACCCGTTCCGGGTGCCCGGGGCCGACCAGTTCCGCGCGTTCTGCCACGTCGACGACGCGGTCGAGGCCATGGTCCGGCTCATGGCCACGCCCGCGGCGGCCGGTCAGATCGTGCACATCGGCAACGACCGCGAGGAGACCAACATCGGCGACCTGGCCAAGCTGGTGCTGCGGGTGGCCGGGGTCAGCCCGGCGATCGAGACCGCCGGCGCGCCGCCCGGATCGGTGCGCCGGCGCTGCCCCGACCTGAGCAAGCTGCGTGAGCTGACCGCCTTCGAGCCCACGGTCACGCTGGAAGAAGGCGTCCGTACGACGTTCGCGTGGTACGCCGAGCACGGGAGACCGTCATGA
- a CDS encoding endo alpha-1,4 polygalactosaminidase: MTDERAPICFYYGNGKLIDLAEYPRVVLQPDFYKPEEIAYLKGKGVHVLAYLTLSEDTGPPAEWQRTEVNPDWGGKFVHVGHPDWVSHVVGQARDALAAGFDGLFLDTLNVELTFPEDVPHLLTLVAALRAEAGSAYILANRGFGMLPRLAELVDGVVFESFSARWTEEGYAAWPPDTLEFHAQIAEQLLRLQLDLYALDYADDPGLTDFAVRRARQFGMQCIVSDRALSRV, from the coding sequence ATGACCGACGAACGCGCGCCGATCTGCTTCTACTACGGCAACGGCAAGCTGATCGACCTGGCCGAGTATCCACGCGTGGTGCTGCAGCCCGACTTCTACAAGCCCGAGGAGATCGCCTACCTCAAGGGCAAGGGCGTGCACGTGCTGGCGTATCTGACCCTGTCGGAGGACACCGGGCCGCCCGCCGAGTGGCAGCGCACCGAGGTCAACCCCGACTGGGGCGGCAAGTTCGTGCACGTCGGGCACCCGGACTGGGTCTCGCACGTGGTCGGCCAGGCCCGCGACGCGCTGGCGGCCGGGTTCGACGGGTTGTTCCTCGACACGCTCAACGTCGAGCTGACCTTCCCCGAGGACGTGCCGCACCTGCTGACGCTGGTGGCCGCGCTGCGGGCCGAGGCGGGCTCGGCGTACATCCTGGCCAACCGGGGCTTCGGGATGCTGCCGCGGCTGGCCGAACTGGTCGATGGGGTGGTCTTCGAGTCGTTCTCGGCCCGCTGGACCGAGGAGGGCTACGCGGCCTGGCCGCCCGACACCCTCGAGTTTCACGCGCAGATCGCCGAGCAACTGCTGCGGTTGCAGCTCGACCTGTACGCGCTGGACTACGCCGACGACCCGGGCCTGACGGACTTCGCAGTCCGCCGGGCCCGGCAGTTCGGCATGCAGTGCATCGTCAGCGACCGGGCTTTGTCCCGCGTCTAG
- a CDS encoding GNAT family N-acetyltransferase yields MTTVQAGLDDPVVASLRGEHSQFAQTYGRAVRYDPQVAPFHAVDDPGDPRAWADLTELTGPGAEVAVAGPVPANHPGWVIAGEVAGVQFVDESLSAAPFAEARPLHAGDVPEILALIELTQPGPFRQRTIELGTYLGVRRNGKLIAIAGERLHPPGWTEISAVCTHPAFRGQGLATSLVQAVAYGIRQRGETPFLHTSAANANAIRLYESIGFRLRKRTTFAVYKNTA; encoded by the coding sequence ATGACCACAGTCCAGGCCGGCCTCGACGACCCGGTGGTCGCCTCGTTGCGGGGCGAGCACTCACAATTCGCGCAGACGTACGGGCGCGCGGTCCGCTATGACCCCCAGGTCGCGCCGTTCCACGCCGTCGACGATCCCGGCGACCCGCGCGCCTGGGCCGACCTGACCGAGCTGACCGGTCCGGGCGCCGAGGTGGCGGTGGCCGGGCCGGTCCCGGCGAACCATCCCGGCTGGGTGATCGCGGGCGAGGTGGCGGGGGTCCAGTTCGTCGACGAATCCCTGTCCGCGGCACCCTTCGCGGAGGCCCGGCCGCTGCACGCCGGTGACGTGCCCGAGATCCTGGCCCTGATCGAGCTCACCCAGCCCGGCCCGTTCCGGCAGCGCACGATCGAACTGGGCACCTACCTCGGCGTACGGCGGAACGGGAAGCTGATCGCGATAGCCGGCGAGCGGCTGCACCCGCCCGGCTGGACCGAGATCAGCGCGGTCTGCACCCACCCGGCGTTCCGCGGGCAGGGTCTGGCCACGAGCCTCGTGCAGGCCGTCGCGTACGGGATCCGGCAGCGTGGCGAGACCCCGTTCCTGCACACGTCGGCCGCGAACGCGAACGCGATCCGCCTCTACGAGTCGATCGGTTTCCGACTGCGGAAGCGGACCACGTTCGCGGTCTACAAGAACACGGCGTGA
- a CDS encoding NtaA/DmoA family FMN-dependent monooxygenase (This protein belongs to a clade of FMN-dependent monooxygenases, within a broader family of flavin-dependent oxidoreductases, the luciferase-like monooxygenase (LMM) family, some of whose members use coenzyme F420 rather than FMN.), with protein sequence MPKQIHLAAHFPGVNNTTVWSDPAAGSHIEFDSFVKLAQTAERARFDFFFLAEGLRLREQGGQIYDLDVVGRPDTFTVLAALAAVTEHLGLAGTINSTFNEPYEVARQFASLDHLSGGRAAWNVVTSWDAFTGENFRRGGFLAESDRYSRATQALETAKELYDSWPADAIAADKASGVFLRHPDAGTFRHTDQHFDISGRFNVPRSPQGGPVILQAGDSDAGREFAAATADAIFSRHGTLEDGQKFYTDVKDRLAKYGRERDSLKVLPAATFVLGDTDNDAQEKARVVRRQQVSGATAIKFLEQLWNRDLSAYDPEGPLPEIDPDVSDDHIARGRASVRMHRDPIATANEWRQKAEAEKLSIRDLIIEVTGRQTFIGSATTIAESINHLVQSDASDGFILVPHVTPGGLDEFAGTVVPLLQEKGVFRTEYEGSTLRENLGLAPR encoded by the coding sequence TTGCCTAAGCAGATCCATCTCGCCGCGCACTTCCCCGGCGTCAACAACACCACCGTGTGGAGCGATCCCGCGGCCGGCAGCCACATCGAGTTCGACTCGTTCGTCAAGCTCGCGCAGACCGCCGAGCGGGCGAGGTTCGACTTCTTCTTCCTGGCCGAGGGTCTGCGCCTGCGCGAGCAGGGCGGCCAGATCTACGACCTGGACGTGGTGGGCCGCCCCGACACCTTCACCGTCCTGGCCGCGCTGGCCGCGGTCACCGAGCACCTCGGCCTGGCCGGCACGATCAACTCCACCTTCAACGAGCCGTACGAGGTGGCCCGCCAGTTCGCGTCGCTCGACCACCTCTCCGGCGGCCGGGCCGCGTGGAACGTCGTCACCAGCTGGGACGCGTTCACCGGGGAGAACTTCCGGCGCGGCGGCTTCCTGGCCGAGTCCGACCGCTACAGCCGGGCCACCCAGGCCCTCGAGACCGCCAAGGAGCTGTACGACTCCTGGCCCGCCGACGCGATCGCCGCCGACAAGGCGAGCGGCGTCTTCCTGCGCCACCCGGACGCGGGCACGTTCCGCCACACCGACCAGCACTTCGACATCTCGGGCCGGTTCAACGTGCCCCGCAGCCCGCAGGGCGGCCCGGTCATCCTGCAGGCCGGCGACTCGGACGCGGGCCGCGAGTTCGCCGCGGCCACCGCCGACGCCATTTTCAGCCGGCACGGCACCCTGGAGGACGGCCAGAAGTTCTACACCGACGTCAAGGACCGCCTCGCCAAGTACGGCCGCGAGCGCGATTCGCTCAAGGTGCTGCCCGCGGCGACGTTCGTGCTCGGCGACACGGACAACGACGCGCAGGAGAAGGCGCGGGTCGTGCGGCGGCAGCAGGTCAGCGGGGCGACCGCGATCAAGTTCCTGGAGCAGCTGTGGAACCGCGACCTCTCCGCGTACGACCCGGAGGGGCCGCTGCCCGAGATCGACCCCGATGTGTCGGACGATCACATCGCACGGGGCCGGGCCAGCGTACGGATGCACCGCGACCCCATCGCCACGGCCAACGAGTGGCGGCAGAAGGCGGAGGCCGAGAAGCTGTCGATCCGCGACCTGATCATCGAGGTGACCGGCCGCCAGACGTTCATCGGCTCGGCCACCACGATCGCCGAGAGCATCAACCATCTCGTGCAGTCCGACGCCTCCGACGGGTTCATCCTGGTGCCCCACGTGACGCCGGGCGGCCTCGACGAGTTCGCCGGCACCGTCGTCCCGCTGCTGCAGGAGAAGGGCGTCTTCCGTACGGAGTACGAGGGCTCGACGCTGCGGGAGAACCTCGGGCTGGCGCCCCGATGA
- a CDS encoding LLM class flavin-dependent oxidoreductase produces MSMPNLHLAVALDGAGWAPDAWREPDARPAELFTARYWIDLIAEAEAGKLDFVTIEDALGVQSDDPAQVQGRLDAVLIASRVAPLTRHIGLVPTATVTHTEPFHISKAIATLDYVSRGRAGWRVQLSPKAGEAAHFGRRQVSIDTQASIQDLFDEAADYVEVVRRLWDSWEDDAEIRDAATGRFIDRDKLHYINFEGRFFSVKGPSITPRPPQGQPVVTALAHNDIPYRFAEKSADVVYVTPKDAADARHIVDQVKVRHVFADLVVFLEPVRSAAVLSDARVFTGTPAQLADLLLAWQEAGITGFRLRPGRLPSDLRGITRGLVPELQRRGVFRTQYEPGTLRDRLGLPRPANRYAAEGASVA; encoded by the coding sequence ATGAGCATGCCGAACCTGCATCTCGCGGTGGCGCTGGACGGCGCGGGCTGGGCCCCGGACGCCTGGCGTGAGCCCGACGCGCGGCCCGCGGAGCTGTTCACCGCCCGCTACTGGATCGACCTGATCGCCGAGGCCGAGGCGGGCAAGCTCGACTTCGTCACCATCGAGGACGCGCTGGGCGTGCAGAGCGACGACCCGGCGCAGGTGCAGGGGCGGCTCGACGCGGTGCTGATCGCCTCGCGGGTGGCCCCGCTGACCCGCCACATCGGCCTGGTCCCGACGGCCACGGTCACCCACACCGAGCCGTTCCACATCTCCAAGGCGATCGCCACCCTCGACTACGTGAGCCGGGGCCGCGCCGGGTGGCGGGTGCAGCTCTCCCCCAAAGCCGGCGAGGCCGCGCACTTCGGGCGGCGTCAGGTCAGCATCGACACACAAGCATCCATACAGGATCTGTTCGACGAGGCGGCCGACTACGTGGAGGTCGTGCGGCGGCTCTGGGACAGCTGGGAGGACGACGCCGAGATCCGCGACGCCGCCACCGGCCGGTTCATCGACCGCGACAAGCTGCACTACATCAACTTCGAGGGCCGGTTCTTCAGCGTCAAGGGCCCGTCGATCACGCCGCGCCCGCCGCAGGGACAGCCGGTCGTCACCGCGCTGGCCCACAACGACATCCCGTACCGGTTCGCCGAGAAGTCGGCCGACGTCGTCTACGTCACGCCGAAGGATGCCGCGGACGCACGGCACATCGTGGACCAGGTGAAGGTCCGGCACGTCTTCGCCGACCTGGTGGTGTTCCTGGAGCCGGTGCGCAGCGCCGCGGTTCTGAGCGACGCCAGGGTCTTCACCGGCACCCCCGCTCAGCTGGCCGACCTGCTGCTCGCATGGCAGGAGGCCGGGATCACCGGGTTCCGCCTGCGCCCCGGCCGCCTTCCGTCCGACCTGCGCGGCATCACTCGGGGCCTGGTGCCCGAGCTGCAGCGACGAGGCGTCTTCCGTACGCAGTACGAGCCAGGCACCCTGCGCGACCGCCTGGGTCTGCCCCGACCGGCCAACCGCTACGCCGCCGAAGGAGCAAGCGTTGCCTAA
- a CDS encoding ABC transporter substrate-binding protein, translated as MRTKSALLLVAALAGLAACAAPDETPTASGNDVQQAAAVTINDGPDQQRIVPAKVDAAAALLPEAIKQKGTLTIGVGAAGAGFAPLAFTATDNKTLIGSEPDIAVAVAGVLGLKPDLQNTSWENLFIGLDSGKFDVGASNITVTEERKQKYDFATYRKDELAFEAKKGSGLTVTGPKDVAGKRVAVGSGTNQEKILVEWSEEAVKQGLPKVDIKYYQTNQATYLALGSGAIDLYLGPNPTSAYHVAKAGESEIVGTYSGAGSTLQGKIALTTKKGSGLVEAYKAALDELVKSGDYQKILNRWNLADEAVDAPEINPPGLPIEGK; from the coding sequence ATGCGTACGAAATCCGCTCTGCTCTTGGTGGCCGCGCTGGCGGGACTCGCCGCCTGCGCCGCGCCCGACGAGACGCCCACCGCCTCCGGCAACGACGTGCAGCAGGCGGCCGCCGTGACCATCAACGACGGTCCCGACCAGCAGCGCATCGTCCCCGCGAAGGTCGACGCGGCCGCGGCCCTGCTGCCCGAGGCGATCAAGCAGAAGGGCACGCTGACGATCGGCGTGGGCGCGGCCGGCGCCGGCTTCGCCCCGCTCGCCTTCACCGCCACCGACAACAAGACGCTGATCGGCAGCGAGCCCGACATCGCGGTGGCCGTGGCCGGCGTCCTCGGCCTCAAGCCCGACCTGCAGAACACCAGCTGGGAGAACCTGTTCATCGGCCTCGACAGCGGCAAGTTCGACGTCGGCGCCTCGAACATCACGGTCACCGAGGAGCGCAAGCAGAAGTACGACTTCGCCACCTACCGCAAGGACGAGCTGGCGTTCGAGGCCAAGAAGGGCAGCGGCCTCACGGTGACCGGGCCCAAGGACGTGGCGGGCAAGCGGGTCGCGGTCGGCTCGGGCACCAACCAGGAGAAGATCCTCGTGGAGTGGAGCGAGGAGGCCGTCAAGCAGGGCCTGCCCAAGGTCGACATCAAGTACTACCAGACCAACCAGGCCACCTACCTGGCCCTGGGCTCCGGCGCGATCGACCTGTACCTGGGCCCGAACCCGACGTCGGCCTACCACGTGGCCAAGGCGGGCGAGAGCGAGATCGTCGGCACGTACTCGGGCGCCGGCTCCACGCTGCAGGGCAAGATCGCGCTGACCACCAAGAAGGGCAGCGGCCTGGTCGAGGCGTACAAGGCGGCCCTGGACGAGCTGGTCAAGTCGGGCGACTACCAGAAGATCCTGAACCGCTGGAACCTGGCCGACGAGGCGGTCGACGCGCCCGAGATCAACCCGCCCGGCCTGCCGATCGAGGGGAAATGA
- a CDS encoding amino acid ABC transporter ATP-binding protein has protein sequence MIELSGVHKSFGTLEVLHDVTLTVPAGSVTVILGPSGSGKSTLLRCINHLEKVDRGRVRVDGELIGYRRAGNKLYELSERHILKQRARIGFVFQTFNLFPHLTALENVIEAPGKQARERGLELLDRVGLADKAHAYPRQLSGGQQQRVAIARALALEPKLVLFDEPTSALDPELVGEVLDVMRDLARAGTTMIVVTHEIGFAREVADTIVFLDEGRLLEQGPPAEVLDHPRHERTRAFLSKVLV, from the coding sequence CGGTGTGCACAAGTCGTTCGGCACCCTCGAAGTGCTGCACGACGTCACCCTGACCGTGCCCGCGGGCAGCGTGACGGTGATCCTGGGGCCGTCCGGCTCGGGCAAGTCGACCCTGCTGCGCTGCATCAACCACCTGGAGAAGGTGGACCGCGGCCGGGTCCGGGTCGACGGCGAGCTGATCGGCTACCGCCGGGCCGGCAACAAGCTGTACGAGCTGAGCGAGCGCCACATCCTCAAGCAGCGCGCCCGGATCGGGTTCGTCTTCCAGACCTTCAACCTGTTCCCGCACCTGACCGCGCTGGAGAACGTGATCGAGGCGCCCGGCAAGCAGGCCCGCGAGCGAGGGCTCGAACTGCTCGACCGGGTCGGTCTGGCCGACAAGGCCCACGCCTACCCCCGCCAGCTCTCCGGCGGCCAGCAGCAGCGGGTGGCCATCGCCCGCGCGCTGGCCCTGGAGCCCAAGCTCGTCCTGTTCGACGAGCCCACCTCGGCCCTCGACCCCGAGCTGGTCGGTGAGGTGCTCGACGTCATGCGCGACCTGGCCCGGGCCGGCACCACCATGATCGTCGTCACCCACGAGATCGGCTTCGCCCGCGAGGTGGCCGACACCATCGTCTTCCTCGACGAGGGCCGCCTGCTCGAGCAGGGCCCGCCGGCCGAGGTCCTCGACCACCCCCGGCACGAACGCACCCGCGCGTTCCTGTCAAAAGTTCTCGTCTGA